A window of Aeromicrobium sp. Sec7.5 genomic DNA:
ATGTCGTCCGACAGCGGCTCGTCCTCGGTGGTGCCGTCGACCTCGAAGGAGAGCCCCGTCAGCTCCTCGACCTCGTCGAGCGCGTCACGGAGGATCTCGTCGGCGTCGTCGGGCGCCCGCTCCTCGTTGACGACGACCCGGATCGTCTCGCACGGGTCGTAGGTGACCGGGACGTCGTCGGTCTCGGGCTGGGTGGCCATGAACGCGTAGACGCCGCCGCCGGGGGCCTCCAGCGGGGGCGACTGGTACTCCGAGACCGGATCGGTCGACAGCGTCGTGCCGGTGGGCAGGTCGGTCACGAGCGAGTAGACGCCCACACCGCCGAGCAGCACGGACAGGATCCCCACCGCCAGGATCGCCCGCAACCGTGAGCTCACGGTCGGGCTCCCCGCATC
This region includes:
- a CDS encoding matrixin family metalloprotease; the protein is MSSRLRAILAVGILSVLLGGVGVYSLVTDLPTGTTLSTDPVSEYQSPPLEAPGGGVYAFMATQPETDDVPVTYDPCETIRVVVNEERAPDDADEILRDALDEVEELTGLSFEVDGTTEDEPLSDDIRRGDGWRPVQISWSDVDSVPELEGTVAGLGGSTWAEEDGQRRFVTGDVVLDAEDLERLGDDVTTMVLLHELGHLVGLAHVDSTDELMHPSSGGPEWGPGDLVGLAALGQGPCR